The Candidatus Hydrogenedentota bacterium sequence AACAAGAGGAGAAAACACATGTCCGAAGACATCAAAAGCACGCACATTACCTGGCATCATGGCGCGGTAACAAGGGCGGATCGCGAACGTTTGAATGGCCACAAAGGCGCCGTCGTGTGGTTCACCGGACTCTCCGGATCGGGCAAGTCAACGATTGCCCATGCGGTCGAGGAAGCCCTGTTCGAACGCGGCTGCCGATCCTATGTTTTGGATGGTGACAATATCCGGCATGGCCTCAACAAAAACTTGGGGTTCTCACCGGAAGACCGGACCGAAAATATCCGCCGCATCGGTGAAGTGGCCAACCTATTTGTCCAGGCTGGCATAATTGCGCTCACCGCTTTTATCTCACCGTACCGTGCCGACCGCGATGCGGC is a genomic window containing:
- the cysC gene encoding adenylyl-sulfate kinase produces the protein MSEDIKSTHITWHHGAVTRADRERLNGHKGAVVWFTGLSGSGKSTIAHAVEEALFERGCRSYVLDGDNIRHGLNKNLGFSPEDRTENIRRIGEVANLFVQAGIIALTAFISPYRADRDAARKVAGSDFIEVYVKCDIDVCESRDTKGLYKKARAGEVKEFTGISAPYEEPLNPELVVDTSQESLEESTKKVMACLVERGVIPA